One Oncorhynchus kisutch isolate 150728-3 linkage group LG11, Okis_V2, whole genome shotgun sequence genomic region harbors:
- the rnf32 gene encoding RING finger protein 32 isoform X2: MRKGLNSKATSGKLAITSVALQDHIARNLLLQNLPLCDPVKTRWCRRAATETHCKRNHGTVKQKGPQQHDGEEKEYVLDPAAPPLTLAQKLGLVQSPARKLTVDEWSQVKSRSIHEGDSKQPCVICREEFRLQTQVLLSCSHVFHRACLQAFERFSGRKCCPMCRKEQYETRVIHDGARLFKERCAIRIQACWRGYVVRKWYGHMRKTVPPKDKQLRRKFFETKVIQRDTQDCPICLTALCNARLETEAGRTLAQHHSNRRTVLLSCSHLFHQPCLEAFEAFCVEGRPTCPLCRSPYHKILV, translated from the exons GGCTTGAACTCAAAAGCAACCAGTGGAAAGTTAGCAATCACCTCAGTTGCTCTTCAAGACCATATCGCACGAAACTTGCTGCTTCAGAATTTGCCACTGTGTGACCCTGTGAAGACAAGATGGTGCCGAAGAGCCGCCACTGAAACACACTGCAAACGAAACCATGGAACTGTGAAACAGAAAGGGCCCCAGCAACACgatggagaggagaaagagtaTGTGCTTGACCCAGCAGCTCCACCACTGACATTAG CCCAGAAACTGGGTTTGGTGCAGTCCCCGGCCAGAAAACTGACGGTAGATGAATGGAGTCAGGTCAAGTCGAGGTCTATTCATGAAGGGGACTCCAAGCAGCCCTGTGTGATCTGCAGGGAGGAGTTTCGCTTACAGACTCAG GTTTTGCTCTCCTGCTCCCATGTGTTTCACAGAGCCTGTCTGCAGGCCTTTGAGAGGTTTTCAGGCAGGAAGTGCTGTCCTATGTGCAGGAAGGAGCAGTATGAGACCAGAGTCATCCACGATGGAGCTCGCCTCTTCAAAGAGAGGTGTGCCATCAG AATTCAAGCGTGTTGGCGTGGCTATGTTGTTCGGAAGTGGTACGGACATATGAGGAAAACTGTTCCCCCAAAAGACAAACAGCTACGACGAAAATTCTTTGAGACAAAG GTCATCCAGAGAGATACACAGGACTGTCCCATCTGTCTCACCGCTCTGTGCAACGCCAGACTAGAGACGGAGGCAGGGAGGACACTCGCCCAACACCACAGCAACAGACGCACTGTGCTCCTGTCCTGCTCACACCTCTTCCACCAGCCCTGCCTGGAAGCCTTCGAAGCCTTCTGTGTGGAGGGCCGACCTACATGTCCTCTGTGCAGGTCTCCCTACCACAAAATACTGGTCTGA
- the rnf32 gene encoding RING finger protein 32 isoform X1 encodes MRKGLNSKATSGKLAITSVALQDHIARNLLLQNLPLCDPVKTRWCRRAATETHCKRNHGTVKQKGPQQHDGEEKEYVLDPAAPPLTLAQKLGLVQSPARKLTVDEWSQVKSRSIHEGDSKQPCVICREEFRLQTQVLLSCSHVFHRACLQAFERFSGRKCCPMCRKEQYETRVIHDGARLFKERCAIRIQACWRGYVVRKWYGHMRKTVPPKDKQLRRKFFETKLQELNDSFVQYCHMDVEAFLNDIDQSVSSSRRVFHQFEREHVSEPQEDDWQKIQEKVIQRDTQDCPICLTALCNARLETEAGRTLAQHHSNRRTVLLSCSHLFHQPCLEAFEAFCVEGRPTCPLCRSPYHKILV; translated from the exons GGCTTGAACTCAAAAGCAACCAGTGGAAAGTTAGCAATCACCTCAGTTGCTCTTCAAGACCATATCGCACGAAACTTGCTGCTTCAGAATTTGCCACTGTGTGACCCTGTGAAGACAAGATGGTGCCGAAGAGCCGCCACTGAAACACACTGCAAACGAAACCATGGAACTGTGAAACAGAAAGGGCCCCAGCAACACgatggagaggagaaagagtaTGTGCTTGACCCAGCAGCTCCACCACTGACATTAG CCCAGAAACTGGGTTTGGTGCAGTCCCCGGCCAGAAAACTGACGGTAGATGAATGGAGTCAGGTCAAGTCGAGGTCTATTCATGAAGGGGACTCCAAGCAGCCCTGTGTGATCTGCAGGGAGGAGTTTCGCTTACAGACTCAG GTTTTGCTCTCCTGCTCCCATGTGTTTCACAGAGCCTGTCTGCAGGCCTTTGAGAGGTTTTCAGGCAGGAAGTGCTGTCCTATGTGCAGGAAGGAGCAGTATGAGACCAGAGTCATCCACGATGGAGCTCGCCTCTTCAAAGAGAGGTGTGCCATCAG AATTCAAGCGTGTTGGCGTGGCTATGTTGTTCGGAAGTGGTACGGACATATGAGGAAAACTGTTCCCCCAAAAGACAAACAGCTACGACGAAAATTCTTTGAGACAAAG TTGCAGGAGTTGAATGACAGCTTTGTCCAATACTGTCATATGGACGTAGAGGCTTTCCTGAACGATATCGACCAGTCGGTGTCATCAAGCAGAAGAGTGTTCCATCAGTTTGAGAGAGAGCACGTCTCGGAGCCGCAGGAAGATGACTGGCAGAAAATACAGGAAAAG GTCATCCAGAGAGATACACAGGACTGTCCCATCTGTCTCACCGCTCTGTGCAACGCCAGACTAGAGACGGAGGCAGGGAGGACACTCGCCCAACACCACAGCAACAGACGCACTGTGCTCCTGTCCTGCTCACACCTCTTCCACCAGCCCTGCCTGGAAGCCTTCGAAGCCTTCTGTGTGGAGGGCCGACCTACATGTCCTCTGTGCAGGTCTCCCTACCACAAAATACTGGTCTGA